A section of the Rhipicephalus sanguineus isolate Rsan-2018 chromosome 11, BIME_Rsan_1.4, whole genome shotgun sequence genome encodes:
- the LOC119375424 gene encoding protein RRP5 homolog, producing MATSCDRVAEVRESIEASGEVDFQNYAGMRLYLGCRSNADLGKLLEEWPAVGSSDDEDCDKGCANRSRKDVCKEREQAEDQLRKKGRTLVDPSREPKTVDDFDRLVLVSLNNSIVWLQYMAFHLRQAEIEKARAVARRALSCINFREEQEKLNVWTALLNLEHMYGTRDSLNSVFKEAVQFNEPLKVYEHLAQIYAAGSEREYKQMLNKFKQHADVWLSFGLFYMKCGQTEDCRDLLRRALKSLPSWEHIVLMTKFAQIEFTYGDAARG from the exons ATGGCCACAAGTTGCGACCGCGTCGCCGAAG TTCGCGAGTCCATCGAGGCGTCGGGTGAAGTAGACTTCCAGAACTATGCTGGGATGA GGCTTTATTTGGGATGTCGAAGCAACGCCGACTTGGGGAAGCTACTGGAAGAGTGGCCAGCTGTCGGTAGCAGTGACGACGAAGACTGCGACAAAGGCTGCGCCAACAGAAGTCGCAAAGACGTCTGTAAAGAGAGGGAGCAGGCCGAAGACCAATTACGCAAG AAGGGGCGGACATTGGTTGACCCAAGCCGTGAGCCCAAGACAGTCGACGATTTTGATCGTTTGGTCCTGGTGTCATTGAACAATTCCATAGTGTGGCTCCAGTACATGGCTTTTCATCTGCGGCAAGCGGAGATAGAGAAGGCACGTGCTGTAGCAAGGCGGGCGCTCTCGTGCATCAATTTCAG GGAGGAGCAAGAGAAGCTGAATGTGTGGACGGCACTACTCAACCTAGAGCACATGTACGGAACACGAGACTCACTCAACAGTGTCTTCAAGGAGGCAGTGCAGTTCAATGAGCCGCTGAAAGTCTACGAGCACTTGGCGCAGATCTATGCAGCGGGCAGCGAGAGGGAG TACAAGCAGATGCTGAACAAGTTCAAGCAGCATGCGGATGTCTGGCTTAGCTTTGGCTTGTTCTACATGAAATGTGGACAGACCGAGGATTGCAGGGACCTCCTTCGGCGAGCTCTCAAAAGCCTACCAAGCTGGGAGC ATATTGTGCTAATGACAAAGTTTGCACAAATTGAGTTCACGTATGGCGATGCTGCAAGGGGATGA